From the genome of Streptacidiphilus rugosus AM-16, one region includes:
- a CDS encoding polynucleotide kinase-phosphatase — MTDATEATAVPEATTRRVTVPDLSLVVLVGTTGSGKSSFAARHFLPTQVVSSDACRGLVSDDPNDQSATGDAFDVLHYIAGKRLAAGRLTVVDATNVQQEARRQLIELARAHDVLPVAIVLDVPQQLCAERNSRKPDRAHFPPHVLQRQQRELRRSLRFLEREGFRKVHVLRSEAEIDAVEVVYEKRYNDLRHLTGPFDLVGDIHGCRSELVTLLGRLGYEVTLDAEGRAVDAAHPEGRTAVFVGDLVDRGPDTPGVLRLVMGMVAAGHALCVPGNHENKLGRALAGRKVTVSHGLQESLDQLAAEPPEFVQQVREFIAGLVSHYLLDDGRLVVCHAGLPEKYHGRTSGRVRSHALYGDTTGETDEYGLPVRYPWAEEYRGRALVVYGHTPTPVANFLNNTICLDTGCVFGGKMTALRYPERELVEVEAEQVWYEPVRPLITDAPGGREGRPLALADVAGKRIIETRHHGRVAVREENAAAALEVMSRFAIDPRLLAYLPPTMSPVATSQREGWLEYPDQAFAGYREDGVRQVVCEEKHMGSRAVVLVCRDAEGAAGERRFGVPTGGQIWTRTGRAFLDDAELTAGVLAAVRAAAEKAGLFDELESDWLLLDAELMPWSLKSAGLLRRQYAAVGAASGAALGAARAALDAAAALGADVAGLAERQAERAADAAAFTEAYRRYCWTVEGLEGVRLAPFQVLAAEGANLAVRPHDQHLAWIDRMVEADGSGLLQGTRRLVVDTEDPESCAAGTAWWEELTAGGGEGMVVKPLASLVRTESGRLVQPGVKVRGREYLRIIYGPDYTRPEHLSRLRARTLGHKRSLALREYALGLTALDRLAEGEPLWRVHEAVFAVLSLESEPVDPRL; from the coding sequence ATGACCGACGCCACCGAGGCGACCGCCGTACCCGAGGCGACCACCCGCAGGGTGACCGTGCCCGACCTCTCCCTCGTGGTCCTGGTCGGCACCACCGGCTCGGGCAAGTCGAGCTTCGCCGCCCGGCACTTCCTGCCCACCCAGGTCGTCTCCTCGGACGCCTGCCGCGGCCTGGTCTCCGACGACCCCAACGACCAGTCCGCCACCGGCGACGCCTTCGACGTGCTGCACTACATCGCCGGCAAGCGGCTGGCCGCCGGCCGGCTCACCGTCGTCGACGCGACCAACGTGCAGCAGGAGGCCCGCCGCCAGCTGATCGAGCTGGCGCGCGCCCACGACGTGCTGCCCGTCGCGATCGTGCTGGACGTGCCGCAGCAGCTCTGCGCCGAGCGCAACTCCCGCAAGCCCGACCGGGCCCACTTCCCGCCGCACGTGCTCCAGCGCCAGCAGCGCGAACTGCGGCGCAGCCTGCGGTTCCTGGAGCGTGAGGGCTTCCGCAAGGTGCACGTGCTGCGCTCGGAGGCCGAGATCGACGCCGTCGAGGTGGTGTACGAGAAGCGCTACAACGACCTCAGGCACCTGACCGGCCCCTTCGACCTCGTCGGCGACATCCACGGCTGCCGTTCCGAGCTGGTCACCCTGCTCGGGCGGCTCGGCTACGAGGTCACCCTGGACGCCGAGGGCCGCGCGGTCGACGCCGCGCACCCGGAAGGCCGCACCGCCGTCTTCGTCGGCGACCTGGTCGACCGCGGCCCGGACACTCCCGGCGTGCTGCGCCTGGTGATGGGCATGGTCGCCGCCGGACACGCGCTCTGCGTGCCCGGCAACCACGAGAACAAGCTGGGCCGGGCGCTGGCCGGCCGCAAGGTGACGGTCAGCCACGGGCTGCAGGAGTCGCTGGACCAGCTGGCCGCCGAGCCGCCGGAGTTCGTGCAGCAGGTGCGGGAGTTCATCGCCGGGCTGGTCAGCCACTACCTGCTGGACGACGGCCGGCTGGTGGTCTGCCACGCCGGTCTGCCGGAGAAGTACCACGGCCGTACCAGCGGCCGGGTGCGCTCGCACGCCCTCTACGGCGACACCACCGGCGAGACCGACGAGTACGGGCTGCCGGTCCGCTACCCGTGGGCGGAGGAGTACCGGGGCCGGGCGCTGGTCGTCTACGGTCACACCCCGACGCCGGTCGCCAACTTCCTCAACAACACCATCTGCCTGGACACCGGCTGCGTCTTCGGCGGGAAGATGACCGCGCTGCGCTACCCGGAGCGCGAACTCGTCGAGGTCGAGGCCGAGCAGGTCTGGTACGAGCCGGTGCGCCCGCTCATCACGGACGCGCCCGGCGGCCGCGAGGGCCGTCCGCTCGCGCTGGCCGACGTCGCGGGCAAGCGGATCATCGAGACGCGCCACCACGGCCGGGTCGCCGTCCGCGAGGAGAACGCGGCGGCGGCGCTGGAGGTGATGAGCCGTTTCGCGATCGACCCGCGGCTGCTCGCCTACCTGCCGCCGACCATGTCGCCGGTGGCGACCTCGCAGCGTGAGGGCTGGCTGGAGTACCCGGACCAGGCCTTCGCCGGCTACCGCGAGGACGGCGTGCGCCAGGTCGTGTGCGAGGAGAAGCACATGGGCTCGCGCGCGGTGGTGCTGGTCTGCCGGGACGCCGAGGGCGCGGCGGGGGAGCGGCGCTTCGGCGTGCCCACCGGCGGGCAGATCTGGACCCGCACCGGGCGGGCCTTCCTGGACGACGCCGAGCTGACCGCCGGGGTGCTGGCCGCGGTCCGCGCCGCGGCCGAGAAGGCCGGGCTCTTCGACGAGCTGGAGAGCGACTGGCTGCTGCTCGACGCCGAGCTGATGCCGTGGTCGCTCAAGTCGGCGGGCCTGCTGCGCCGCCAGTACGCGGCGGTCGGGGCGGCCTCGGGCGCGGCGCTGGGCGCGGCACGGGCGGCGCTGGACGCCGCGGCCGCGCTGGGCGCGGACGTGGCAGGGCTGGCGGAGCGCCAGGCGGAGCGCGCGGCGGACGCCGCGGCGTTCACCGAGGCCTACCGGCGCTACTGCTGGACGGTCGAGGGACTCGAAGGGGTCCGGCTGGCGCCCTTCCAGGTGCTGGCCGCGGAGGGTGCGAACCTGGCCGTGCGCCCGCACGACCAGCACCTCGCCTGGATCGACCGGATGGTCGAGGCGGACGGGAGCGGGCTGCTGCAGGGCACCCGGCGCCTGGTCGTCGACACCGAGGACCCGGAGTCCTGCGCGGCGGGCACGGCCTGGTGGGAGGAGCTGACCGCGGGCGGCGGCGAGGGCATGGTGGTCAAGCCGCTGGCGTCGCTGGTGCGCACCGAGAGCGGCCGGCTGGTGCAGCCGGGCGTGAAGGTCCGCGGGCGCGAGTACCTGCGGATCATCTACGGCCCCGACTACACCCGCCCGGAGCACCTCTCCCGGCTGCGGGCGCGGACGCTCGGGCACAAGCGCTCGCTCGCGCTGCGCGAGTACGCGCTCGGCCTGACCGCGCTGGACCGGCTGGCCGAGGGCGAGCCGCTGTGGCGGGTCCACGAGGCGGTGTTCGCAGTTCTGTCGCTGGAGTCCGAGCCGGTCGACCCCCGGCTCTGA
- a CDS encoding 3' terminal RNA ribose 2'-O-methyltransferase Hen1 — MFLTISTTGVPDSPATDLGFLLHKHPGKAQSFSTAHGLAHVFYPEANDERCTAALLLEVDPVALVRRGRGGKGRGGSPDFALAQYVNDRPYAASSLLAVAMSAVFKSAMNGVCNARPELAARALPLTFELPAVPAKGGVELVHALFEPLGWQVEAEAVPLDPNFPEWGESRYVGLRLSGTLRLADALSQLYVLLPVLDDAKHYWVAPDEVDKLLNRGEGWLAGHPEQQLITRRYLSRRWSLARAATERLELARLAEADDSELEEIDNAVPAENGPEEEAEAPKPTPLAVRRRAAIVERLHAAGAKRVLDLGCGEAALVADLLKDKAFTEIVGVEVSARALMIAARRLRLDRMPERQARRLKLLQGALTYTDARLTGYDAAVLSEVIEHVDPPRLPALEYAVFGAARPGTVVVTTPNVEYNVRWESLPAGHVRHADHRFEWNRAEFRAWADQVATAYGYTVEFGPVGDEDPEVGPPTQLAAFTLGADASASTDTKGE; from the coding sequence GTGTTCCTGACGATCAGCACCACCGGTGTCCCCGACAGTCCTGCCACGGACCTGGGTTTCCTGCTGCACAAGCACCCGGGCAAGGCGCAGTCCTTCAGTACCGCCCACGGCCTCGCGCACGTCTTCTATCCGGAGGCGAACGACGAGCGCTGCACGGCCGCGCTGCTGCTGGAGGTGGATCCCGTCGCGCTCGTGCGGCGTGGGCGCGGGGGCAAGGGTAGGGGCGGATCGCCCGACTTCGCGCTGGCGCAGTACGTGAACGACCGCCCCTACGCGGCGTCCTCGCTGCTGGCGGTCGCGATGAGCGCGGTCTTCAAGAGCGCGATGAACGGTGTCTGCAACGCCCGGCCGGAGCTGGCCGCGCGGGCGCTGCCGCTGACCTTCGAGCTGCCCGCCGTGCCCGCCAAGGGCGGCGTGGAGCTGGTGCACGCGCTCTTCGAGCCACTGGGCTGGCAGGTCGAGGCGGAGGCCGTCCCGCTGGACCCGAACTTCCCCGAGTGGGGCGAATCCCGCTACGTGGGACTGCGGCTGAGCGGCACGCTGCGGCTGGCGGACGCGCTCAGCCAGCTCTACGTGCTGCTGCCGGTGCTCGACGACGCCAAGCACTACTGGGTCGCCCCCGACGAGGTCGACAAGCTGCTCAACCGGGGCGAGGGCTGGTTGGCCGGGCATCCGGAGCAGCAGCTGATCACCCGCCGCTACCTGTCGCGCCGCTGGTCGCTGGCGCGCGCCGCCACCGAGCGGCTGGAGCTGGCCCGGCTGGCCGAGGCCGACGACAGCGAGCTGGAGGAGATCGACAACGCCGTCCCGGCCGAGAACGGGCCGGAGGAGGAGGCGGAGGCTCCCAAGCCGACGCCGCTCGCCGTGCGACGCCGCGCCGCGATCGTGGAGCGGCTGCACGCCGCCGGGGCCAAGCGCGTGCTCGACCTCGGCTGCGGCGAGGCGGCGCTGGTCGCGGACCTGCTCAAGGACAAGGCCTTCACCGAGATCGTCGGCGTCGAGGTCTCCGCCCGCGCCCTGATGATCGCCGCGCGGCGACTGCGGCTGGACCGGATGCCCGAGCGTCAGGCCCGGCGGCTCAAGCTGCTCCAGGGCGCGCTCACCTACACCGACGCGCGGCTGACCGGCTACGACGCCGCCGTCCTCTCCGAGGTGATCGAGCACGTCGACCCGCCGCGGCTGCCCGCGCTCGAGTACGCCGTGTTCGGCGCCGCCCGTCCCGGCACGGTCGTGGTGACCACCCCGAACGTCGAGTACAACGTGCGCTGGGAGTCGCTGCCGGCCGGGCACGTCCGGCACGCGGACCACCGCTTCGAATGGAACCGCGCCGAGTTCCGCGCCTGGGCCGACCAGGTGGCCACGGCCTACGGCTACACCGTCGAGTTCGGCCCGGTCGGCGACGAGGACCCCGAGGTGGGGCCGCCCACCCAGCTCGCCGCCTTCACCCTGGGCGCCGACGCGTCCGCCAGCACCGACACGAAGGGAGAGTGA
- the argF gene encoding ornithine carbamoyltransferase, with amino-acid sequence MAFNLRNRHFLKELDFTAKEFRFLLDLSAQLKAAKYAGTEQPRLRGRNIALIFEKASTRTRCSFEVAAADQGANAVYLDPSGSHLGAKESVKDSARVLGRMFDGIQYRGHGQAVVEELAAHAGVPVWNGLTDEWHPTQMLADVLTIQEHCAKPLGEVALAYLGDARNNMGNSLLVTGALLGMDIRIVAPKELWPTAEVQAEAARLAAGSGARITLTDDVAAGVAGADFLYTDVWVSMGEPKEVWTERIGLLAPYQVSMDTIRATGNPAAKFLHCLPAFHDLGTEVGRQMHAATGMTELECTDELFESEHSIVFDQAENRMHTIKAIMVATLGD; translated from the coding sequence ATGGCCTTCAATCTGCGCAACAGGCACTTCCTCAAGGAGCTGGACTTCACCGCCAAGGAGTTCCGCTTCCTGCTCGACCTGTCGGCGCAGCTGAAGGCCGCCAAGTACGCCGGGACGGAGCAGCCGAGGCTGCGCGGCAGGAACATCGCCCTGATCTTCGAGAAGGCGTCGACCAGAACCCGCTGCTCCTTCGAGGTGGCCGCCGCCGACCAGGGTGCGAACGCCGTCTACCTCGACCCGAGCGGTTCGCACCTGGGCGCGAAGGAGTCCGTCAAGGACAGCGCCAGGGTGCTGGGCCGGATGTTCGACGGCATCCAGTACCGCGGGCACGGCCAGGCCGTGGTCGAGGAGCTGGCGGCCCACGCGGGCGTGCCGGTGTGGAACGGCCTGACCGACGAGTGGCACCCGACGCAGATGCTGGCCGACGTGCTCACGATCCAGGAGCACTGCGCCAAGCCGCTGGGTGAGGTCGCGCTCGCCTACCTCGGCGACGCCCGCAACAACATGGGCAACTCGCTGCTGGTGACCGGCGCGCTGCTGGGCATGGACATCCGCATCGTCGCCCCGAAGGAGCTGTGGCCGACCGCGGAGGTCCAGGCCGAGGCCGCCCGCCTCGCCGCCGGCAGCGGCGCGCGGATCACCCTGACCGACGACGTGGCGGCGGGCGTGGCGGGCGCCGACTTCCTCTACACCGACGTCTGGGTCTCGATGGGCGAGCCCAAGGAGGTCTGGACGGAGCGGATCGGGCTGCTCGCCCCTTACCAGGTCTCGATGGACACCATCAGGGCCACGGGCAACCCGGCCGCCAAGTTCCTGCACTGCCTGCCGGCCTTCCACGACCTGGGCACCGAGGTCGGCCGCCAGATGCACGCGGCGACCGGTATGACCGAACTGGAGTGCACCGACGAGCTGTTCGAGTCCGAGCACTCGATCGTCTTCGACCAGGCGGAGAACCGCATGCACACCATCAAGGCGATCATGGTGGCCACGCTCGGCGACTGA
- a CDS encoding GNAT family N-acetyltransferase — protein sequence MRFRIHPIQPEDWPQTRDIRLRMTKDTPLAYLETYETVLGHGEDEWRFRAARNSLSGNAGYAAVLEGTGEWVGCMHAYVPPADPGAAPDRAWLVGVWVDPGHRGAAAGVTDALLDACIAWARDTAGAPELFLEVHEDNPRAIRFYERRGFVRTGGTRPYPLDTSADELEMKLALATA from the coding sequence ATGCGCTTCCGGATCCACCCGATCCAGCCCGAGGACTGGCCGCAGACGCGGGACATCCGGCTTCGGATGACCAAGGACACCCCGCTCGCCTACCTGGAGACCTACGAGACCGTGCTCGGCCACGGCGAGGACGAGTGGCGCTTCAGGGCGGCGCGCAACTCCCTCTCCGGCAACGCCGGTTACGCGGCGGTGCTGGAGGGGACCGGCGAGTGGGTCGGCTGCATGCACGCCTATGTGCCGCCCGCCGACCCGGGCGCGGCGCCGGACCGGGCCTGGCTGGTCGGCGTCTGGGTGGATCCGGGCCACCGGGGCGCGGCGGCCGGGGTCACCGACGCCCTGCTGGACGCCTGCATCGCCTGGGCCAGGGACACGGCCGGGGCGCCCGAGCTCTTTCTGGAGGTGCACGAGGACAACCCGCGGGCGATCCGCTTCTACGAGCGCCGCGGCTTCGTCCGGACCGGCGGCACCCGGCCCTACCCGCTGGACACCTCGGCGGACGAGCTGGAGATGAAGCTGGCCCTGGCGACCGCCTGA
- a CDS encoding GNAT family N-acetyltransferase, with translation MSFEIELFSPLEASNGDLRECYQVIVSVVAEEFPEQPIPTFDAYVGQMRTGTSLLGERSYWVAREQGEILGVATLELPAFENSDVAVVTVRVRPTARRRGIGRALLRTAIAQARTESRGLLNVQSVKVDGEGERWATKLGFETVQSYVLQRLEIAAVEPRLWQVSVPDGFRLQHWSGRAPHELVAAYALARTAIADAPLGDSEFKFPEWTVDRVRQHEAEIEERGDIHWVVVAVCERSGAVAGLTEMLFTPHRPGLGLQQETAVPPAFRGQGLGQLVKAEMMQWVTRQRPEIHSIVTNTAADNTYMIRVNRQIGYATDCTVADMEARVEGLSI, from the coding sequence ATGAGTTTTGAAATTGAACTATTCTCGCCCCTTGAAGCGTCCAATGGCGACCTGAGGGAGTGCTACCAGGTCATCGTGTCCGTCGTCGCCGAAGAGTTTCCCGAGCAGCCCATTCCGACCTTTGACGCGTATGTCGGACAAATGCGAACTGGCACGTCACTGCTTGGCGAACGGAGCTATTGGGTCGCCCGGGAGCAGGGTGAGATTCTCGGGGTCGCAACGCTAGAACTTCCCGCATTCGAGAACAGCGATGTGGCCGTCGTCACTGTTCGGGTCAGGCCGACTGCACGGCGCCGCGGCATCGGCCGGGCGCTGCTTCGGACGGCGATCGCCCAAGCCCGTACGGAGTCTCGCGGCCTACTGAACGTTCAGAGCGTGAAGGTCGACGGCGAAGGCGAGCGGTGGGCCACAAAGCTCGGATTCGAGACGGTCCAGAGCTACGTGCTGCAACGGCTGGAGATCGCCGCTGTCGAGCCACGGCTTTGGCAGGTGAGCGTTCCCGACGGTTTCCGCCTGCAGCACTGGAGCGGCCGGGCACCGCATGAGCTGGTCGCCGCCTACGCCCTGGCCCGAACAGCAATCGCGGACGCTCCACTCGGAGATTCGGAATTCAAGTTTCCCGAGTGGACCGTTGACCGTGTCCGTCAGCATGAGGCGGAGATTGAGGAACGCGGTGACATCCACTGGGTGGTTGTGGCTGTGTGCGAGCGCAGCGGGGCGGTTGCCGGTCTGACCGAGATGCTCTTCACCCCGCACCGGCCTGGGTTGGGCCTGCAACAGGAGACAGCAGTGCCTCCAGCTTTCCGGGGACAAGGCTTGGGTCAGCTCGTCAAGGCCGAGATGATGCAGTGGGTGACCCGTCAGCGTCCGGAGATCCATTCGATCGTCACGAACACTGCAGCGGACAATACGTACATGATCAGGGTGAACCGGCAAATCGGCTACGCCACCGACTGCACAGTCGCCGACATGGAAGCGCGAGTCGAAGGGCTCAGCATCTGA
- a CDS encoding sensor histidine kinase codes for MWPFPTGLTLVPFGVMVALTAICVGVAVAAERAPDRTAWAVRAGRGGWPALAVLTGWAAFTGGTVLELDLRHTAPTAGYSILLPSFGPGGLASLLLPIGLLATALHASTPAPKGWPLPAVAVATGLAMTWSHWVGNPPDRTSAHLLVGSLVVPALALAGFRAGRAVFDRLLPTTGPAASGRWALLLPGVLITAVGLLGFALWTPASPGAGLGSALTGYAAGLVVLAALGLGLARRPRAAADLAALGLLAIGAYGVVEGGFGGWLPVVRTVGSPSGPPPPTVPDSLAHHAGVIGGIQGALLLGLGLWLLPLTVLPDARRLWGRGPDPALTRRVRELTETRAEAVSSAAAELRRIERDLHDGAQGRLVAIGMNLRTAEDLIRTSPAEAAALVVEARESSAAALEELRCLVRGIYPPVLADRGLGEAVRALALDLPLPCATEIDLPERLDPSVESACYFAVAELVTNAVRHASANSLRIRAARTGTVLRIEVTDDGVGGADPARGSGLAGVERRLAAFDGILAVSSPAGGPTIVVLEVPCG; via the coding sequence ATGTGGCCGTTTCCCACCGGGCTGACGCTGGTGCCCTTCGGCGTGATGGTGGCGCTCACCGCGATCTGCGTCGGGGTGGCCGTCGCGGCGGAGCGGGCGCCGGACCGCACCGCGTGGGCGGTCAGGGCCGGGCGGGGCGGCTGGCCGGCGTTGGCGGTGCTGACCGGCTGGGCCGCGTTCACCGGCGGCACGGTGCTGGAGCTCGACCTGCGGCACACCGCGCCGACCGCCGGCTACTCGATCCTGCTGCCCAGCTTCGGCCCCGGCGGTCTCGCCTCGCTGCTGCTGCCGATCGGCCTGCTGGCCACCGCGCTGCACGCGTCAACGCCGGCGCCGAAGGGATGGCCGCTGCCCGCCGTCGCCGTGGCGACCGGTCTGGCGATGACCTGGTCGCACTGGGTCGGCAATCCGCCCGACCGCACGTCGGCCCACCTCCTGGTGGGGAGCCTGGTCGTCCCGGCCCTCGCCCTTGCGGGGTTCCGTGCCGGGCGCGCGGTCTTCGACCGGCTGCTGCCCACGACCGGCCCGGCGGCGTCCGGGCGCTGGGCCCTGCTGCTGCCCGGCGTGCTGATCACCGCGGTGGGCCTGCTCGGGTTCGCGCTCTGGACGCCCGCCTCGCCGGGCGCGGGGCTCGGCTCGGCGCTGACCGGGTACGCCGCGGGGCTGGTCGTGCTCGCCGCGCTCGGCCTCGGGCTGGCGCGCCGACCGCGGGCGGCCGCCGACCTGGCCGCGCTGGGGCTGCTCGCGATCGGCGCCTACGGCGTGGTCGAGGGCGGCTTCGGCGGCTGGCTGCCGGTGGTGCGCACCGTCGGCTCGCCGAGCGGGCCGCCCCCGCCGACCGTCCCCGACTCGCTCGCCCACCACGCCGGCGTGATCGGCGGGATCCAGGGGGCGCTGCTGCTCGGACTCGGCCTGTGGCTGCTGCCGCTCACGGTGCTGCCTGACGCCCGGCGGCTGTGGGGGCGCGGCCCCGACCCGGCGCTGACCCGGCGGGTGCGTGAACTGACCGAGACCCGGGCCGAGGCGGTCAGCTCGGCCGCCGCCGAACTGCGCAGGATCGAAAGGGACCTGCACGACGGCGCGCAGGGCCGACTGGTCGCCATCGGGATGAACCTGCGCACCGCCGAGGACCTGATCCGCACCAGCCCGGCGGAGGCCGCCGCACTGGTCGTCGAGGCTCGCGAGTCCTCGGCCGCCGCCCTGGAGGAACTGCGCTGCCTGGTCCGCGGGATCTACCCGCCGGTCCTGGCCGACCGCGGCCTCGGCGAGGCGGTCCGGGCGCTCGCGCTGGACCTGCCGCTGCCCTGCGCGACCGAGATCGACCTGCCCGAACGGCTCGACCCTTCGGTGGAGTCGGCCTGCTACTTCGCGGTCGCCGAGCTGGTGACCAACGCCGTGCGGCACGCCTCGGCGAACAGCCTGCGGATCCGGGCGGCCCGGACCGGGACCGTGCTCAGGATCGAGGTCACCGACGACGGCGTCGGCGGCGCCGACCCCGCCCGGGGCAGCGGACTGGCCGGGGTGGAACGGCGGTTGGCGGCCTTCGATGGCATCCTGGCGGTCAGCAGTCCGGCCGGCGGGCCGACGATCGTGGTGCTGGAGGTGCCGTGCGGGTAG
- a CDS encoding helix-turn-helix transcriptional regulator, translated as MMDTSARLLNLLSLLQTPREWSGTELAGRLEVSTRTIRRDVDRLRELGYPVEATMGAVGGYRLVAGKALPPLLLDDEEAVAIAVGLRAAAGSAVDGIEDASLRALTKLEQVLPSRLRYRVGALGSAVVTMTGGGPRVEPSVLTVLAGAIANHERVRFSYRAADGARTRRHIEPQRLVATGRRWYLVAWDLDRDDWRMFRVDRLLSPEATGGRAAPRELPAADAAAFVSDKLRNLWPTAPVVVDFDADTDTVRAKLGQAPGEVEELPEGRSRWRVEADRLDWTAVRLLMLDLPFTVQSPPALLDQLRTFGERARQATA; from the coding sequence ATGATGGACACCTCGGCACGACTGTTGAATCTGCTCTCCCTGCTGCAGACGCCCAGGGAGTGGTCGGGCACGGAGCTGGCCGGACGGCTGGAGGTGAGCACCCGCACCATCCGCCGCGACGTGGACCGGCTGCGGGAGCTCGGCTACCCCGTCGAGGCGACGATGGGCGCGGTCGGCGGGTACCGCCTGGTCGCGGGCAAGGCGCTGCCGCCGCTGCTGCTGGACGACGAGGAGGCCGTCGCCATCGCGGTGGGCCTGCGCGCGGCGGCGGGCAGCGCGGTCGACGGCATCGAGGACGCCTCGCTGCGCGCCCTCACCAAACTGGAGCAGGTGCTGCCGTCGCGGCTGCGCTACCGGGTGGGCGCGCTGGGCTCGGCGGTGGTGACGATGACCGGCGGCGGCCCACGCGTGGAGCCGTCCGTCCTGACGGTGCTCGCGGGAGCGATCGCCAACCACGAGCGGGTCCGCTTCTCCTACCGCGCGGCGGACGGCGCCAGGACGCGGCGTCACATCGAGCCGCAGCGGCTGGTGGCGACCGGTCGCCGCTGGTACCTGGTGGCCTGGGACCTGGACCGGGACGACTGGCGGATGTTCCGCGTCGACCGCCTGCTCTCCCCCGAGGCCACCGGCGGCCGGGCGGCCCCGCGCGAGCTCCCCGCCGCGGACGCGGCGGCCTTCGTCAGCGACAAGCTGCGGAACCTGTGGCCGACGGCCCCGGTGGTCGTCGACTTCGACGCGGACACGGACACCGTGCGCGCGAAGCTGGGTCAGGCCCCGGGCGAGGTCGAGGAGTTGCCCGAGGGCCGGTCCCGCTGGCGGGTCGAGGCGGACCGCCTGGACTGGACGGCGGTCCGCCTGCTGATGCTGGACCTGCCCTTCACGGTGCAGTCGCCGCCCGCCCTCCTCGACCAGCTGCGCACCTTCGGCGAACGCGCCCGGCAGGCGACCGCGTGA
- a CDS encoding HTTM domain-containing protein has translation MSRFLDRTEVFDPRSHSLAIGRSLLASAEMTVLISSPDRVLFGSGPYGSYGTLCTGLGRASLWCAFGSTNQALHLASTVAILVLVGVMVGFRPQWLCIPHWYVAFSLATRTTVLNGGDAVAQILTLLLIPCCLGDRRAWQWSHPTERLAPTWSGSSYAAVLLLRCQLAGIYLEAAVSKLAHASWRQGKAMPAILLGDPLFALTGNARELVEQVFTLAWTKTAMSLSVIGIELAIGGAILGRAGIRRLALALVILLHAAIILAMGLFSFGLIMIAAMVVASMPTRYTPSRLLRPAWAGDRASDTVRFHEREMHP, from the coding sequence GTGAGCCGATTTCTGGATCGAACGGAAGTATTCGATCCCCGCAGCCACTCTTTGGCGATCGGCCGATCGCTGCTCGCCAGCGCCGAAATGACGGTACTGATCTCCTCGCCCGACAGGGTCCTCTTCGGAAGTGGCCCTTACGGATCCTATGGAACACTGTGCACCGGGCTGGGCAGAGCATCCCTGTGGTGTGCATTCGGAAGCACCAACCAAGCCCTTCATCTGGCATCGACTGTGGCGATCCTGGTGCTCGTCGGAGTCATGGTCGGCTTCCGACCCCAGTGGTTGTGCATTCCCCACTGGTACGTGGCATTCAGTTTGGCCACCCGTACCACGGTCCTCAACGGCGGAGACGCAGTCGCCCAGATCCTGACGTTGCTCCTGATTCCGTGCTGCCTGGGCGACCGTCGCGCCTGGCAGTGGAGCCACCCCACCGAGAGGCTGGCGCCCACGTGGAGTGGCAGTTCATACGCGGCAGTGCTCCTTTTACGGTGCCAGTTGGCTGGGATCTACCTCGAGGCCGCAGTCTCAAAACTCGCCCATGCGAGCTGGCGGCAAGGGAAGGCGATGCCCGCGATTCTTCTCGGCGACCCCCTGTTCGCATTGACCGGCAACGCCAGAGAGCTGGTCGAACAGGTCTTCACTTTGGCGTGGACCAAAACGGCAATGTCCTTGTCGGTCATCGGCATTGAGCTGGCGATCGGGGGCGCGATCCTGGGCCGGGCAGGCATCCGTCGACTGGCTCTTGCCCTCGTGATTCTGCTCCACGCCGCGATTATTCTCGCCATGGGACTCTTCAGCTTCGGTCTGATCATGATCGCAGCCATGGTCGTGGCGAGCATGCCAACCCGATATACGCCTTCCCGGCTACTCAGGCCCGCATGGGCAGGCGACCGCGCGTCCGACACAGTACGGTTCCATGAAAGAGAGATGCACCCATGA
- a CDS encoding LuxR C-terminal-related transcriptional regulator — MRVVVAEDLFLLREGLVRLLKARGFEIAAAVDGAPALLDALLEHRPDLAVVDIRLPPTHTDDGLRAALAARARIPGLPILLLSQYVEQIYAQELLADQAGGVGYLLKDRVFSDDQFVDVIRTVASGGTVMDPQVVSRLLDGRARREPLSRLSERERQVLELMAEGRSNSAIASRLFVSEKAVSKHSTSIFTKLDLVPSDDDNRRVLAVLAYLMSVSPRPSS; from the coding sequence GTGCGGGTAGTCGTCGCGGAGGACCTCTTCCTGCTGCGGGAAGGGCTGGTCAGGCTCCTCAAGGCGCGTGGGTTCGAGATCGCGGCGGCCGTTGACGGTGCGCCGGCCCTGCTCGACGCGCTGCTGGAGCACCGCCCCGACCTCGCAGTCGTGGACATCCGGCTGCCGCCCACCCACACCGACGACGGACTGCGCGCGGCGCTGGCGGCCCGCGCGCGGATCCCCGGCCTGCCGATCCTGCTGCTCTCGCAGTACGTCGAGCAGATCTACGCCCAGGAACTGCTGGCCGACCAGGCCGGCGGCGTCGGCTACCTGCTTAAGGACCGGGTCTTCAGCGACGACCAGTTCGTCGACGTGATCCGCACCGTCGCCTCCGGCGGCACGGTCATGGACCCCCAGGTGGTCAGCAGGCTGCTGGACGGCCGGGCCCGCCGCGAACCCCTCTCCCGGCTCTCCGAGCGCGAGCGCCAGGTGCTGGAGCTCATGGCGGAGGGACGGTCCAACAGCGCGATCGCGAGCCGGCTCTTCGTCAGCGAGAAGGCCGTCTCCAAGCACAGCACCAGCATCTTCACCAAGCTGGACCTGGTCCCTTCCGACGACGACAACCGTCGGGTGCTGGCCGTGCTGGCCTACCTGATGTCCGTGTCCCCGCGCCCGTCGTCCTGA